GCTCGGTGCCGATGGCCTCGCTCGCCGCGTGAACTTCCGGCGTCTTGCCGGTCAGATAGGGCACCCAGCTTTTCCCGGTGATCGGCCGCAGTGCCGGGTCGGCCCGCTCGGGCACGCCCGCGAGGTCGAGGATCGTCGGCGCGATGTCGGTCACATGGGTGAAGGCATCGGCCGGCTTGCCGCCCTTCGCCAGACCCGGCCCGCTGACAAAAGCTACCGTGCGCGTACCGCCTTCGGTTGCATAGGCCTTCATCAGCCAGCTCGGCGCGGTCGCCGCCTGGGCCCAGCCGGCACCGTAGGCGACGTAGGACGTGCCGCTGCCGCGGTTCGCCAGGCTGTTGTCGGCATCCTTGAGATAGCGCGCCATCAGTTCCTTGCCCGTGGTCTCGGGATCGAGCCCCTCGGCGCCGTTGTCGGCCAGGAAGATCACAACGGTATTGTCGAGCTCGCCCTCGGTACGCAGCGTGTCGAGCACGCGGCCGACGTTCCGGTCGAGCCGGTCGACCATCGCTGCATAGATCTCCATGTTGCGCGCGCCCTCGCGCTTCTGCTCGGGCGTCAGCACGTCCCAGCCGGTGGTCAGGCGCGGCTGGTGTGCGGCGGTGCCGGGCGCGAGCAGGCCGAGCTCCTCCTGCCGCTTGAGCCGCGCTTGGCGCAGCACCTCGAAGCCCGCGTCATAGCGTCCGCGATAGCGCGCGATGTCCTCGGCCGGGGCCTGGAGCGGCCAATGCGGCGCGGTGAAGGTCAGCACGGCGAAGAAGGGCTTATCCGCGGCTTCCTTATGCGCCGCCTGTAACTGGCCGATCAGCCGGTCGGCGAAGGCGTCCGACGAATAGAAGCCCTGCGGCAGCGCAGACAGGGCCTTGCCGTTCTCGGTGTAGGGGGCGCCCAGCGCCGGATCGACCGAGAAATCGCGTCCGAAATGGTTGTGTGCGCCGCGCAGCATCGCGAAGCTGGTCTGGAAGCCTCGCGCATGCGGGTCCTGCGCCGGGGTGAGGCCGAGGTGCCATTTGCCCGAGAACAGCGTGCGATAGCCGCCGGCCGCAAGCCGCTCGGCGATCGTTGCGACGTCGCGGCGCAGATAGCCTTCGTAGCCGGGCTTGCCCTGCTGGTTGGGCGAGATCGATTCGGCCATCGAACCAAGCCCGGCGACATGGCTGTCGGCGCCGGTCAGCAGCATCGCCCGGGTCGGCGAACAGGCGGGTGCTGTGTGGAAGTCGGTCAGCCGCGTGCCCTGCAGCGCCAGCCGGTCGAGATTGGGCGTGGCGATCTCGCCGCCGAAAGCACCGACGTCCGAATAGCCGAGGTCGTCGGCAACGATCACCAGGAAGTTAGGCTTCTGCGAATCGGCTGCGAGCGCCGGCGCCGCGGTGCTCGCCAGGAGAGAGGCCGCAAGCGCGGCCTTGCGGAGGAAATGCTTCATCGTTGGACCTCTGGAAAATGCCAAAAAAGTGCCGCGCCCCGGCACGAAACGGGGCGCGGCAGGTGAAGAAGTGGCCAATGGGAGGGAGAAGCTTGGCCGCTTCCGCAGGAACGTCTGGTCAGGCGGCGATCACGCCTCCTGGAATTCGGGCTTCTTCTCTTTCTTGGTGGTGCGGCTGGTGCGGCCGTCGATGCCCACCGGCACGTCGCCGTTAACCGTCGCGCGGCGCAGCGTGCGGCGCTGCAGGCCGAAGTCGGCGACGGCGCGGTGCTGGGTTGCACGGTTGTCCCAGAAGGCCACGTCGCCGGCTTCCCAGCGCCAGCGCACGACGTTTTCCGGCTTGGTGATGTGCTCCTGGAACACATCGTAGAGCTTGGCCGAGTCCGCCTTGTTCAGGCCGACGAAGTTGCGCACGAAATGGCCGAGCAGCAGGTTGCGCTGGCCCGAGATCGGGTGGACGCGGACGACCGGGTGCTCGGTCTCATAGACCGTCGAGGCGAAGACGTTCTTCTGGAACAGCGCGCGCTGGCGCTGGGCCTCCTCGACGTTCGTGGCATCGCGCTTCAGACCGAACTGGGCGGCATAGTCGTAGTCGTTGGTGTGCACGGCCCAGAGGTTGTTGGCGAGCTGGCGCAGCGCCTCGGGCAGGCCTTCATAGGCGGTCTCGGTGTTCGCCCAGACGGTGTCGCCGCCGGCCTCGGGCGCGGTGATCGAGCGCAGGATCGAGCCCTTGGGATAGGCATCGACGAAGGTCACGTCGGTGTGCCAGGACGAGGCCGCGTAGCCTTCCTTGGAGTCGAGATCGAGCAGATAGCGCGAGCCTTCGGCCACCGGCACGGTCGGATGCGCGACGGGATCGCCGAACAGGCCGGCGAAGGCCTCATGCTCGGCATCGTCGAGGTGCGTCTGGCCGCGGAAGAAGATCACCTTGTGGCGGACGAGCGCCGCCTCGATGGCCTGCACGGTTATGGCGTCGAGATCGCCCGAGAGCTGCACGCCGCGGATTTCGGCGCCGATCCGGCCGGTGACGGGACGGATGTCGAGCGGCGAAGCGGGGTCCTTGGCATTCGGGTAGCGGTCGAGTGCGGTAGTCATGGCATTTCTCCAGTCTTGCTTGGGGTATTCAGCGGGGCGGGGGTTATTCGGCGGGCGCGAGGACCGTGGGGCCGGCTTCGAGCTGACGACGAATTTCGGAATGGGCAGCCTCGTCGAGCGGGAACTTCGCGACGAGGGCTGCGGAGATGGCGTGGGCAATGGCCGGGCCGAGGGCGAAGACGTAGAGCAGGCCCTGCAGCGCCTCGGGGCTGTTCGTATGCTTGGGATCGAACCCCAGCCAGGCGATGAGCGGCAGAGCGATGCCGACGGCCAGGGCCGCGCCGGCCTTCTCCGACAGGCTGAACACCGAATAGTAGAGGCCGGTGCGCTCTTCCCCGGTTTCGAAGCGGTGCTTGTCGGCGATGTCGGCGACCATGGCGCGGAGCATGAGATTGCCCGAACCCTGGGCGAGACCCTGGGCCACAGCGAGAGCGAGAACGAGGCCGAAATTGTCGGGCGTGGCGAGGAGCAGGCCCAGGTTGATCGCCACCTGGACGAGCTCGCCGGCCACCGCGGCGCGGTGCTTGCCGACCCGTACAC
The window above is part of the Novosphingobium sp. G106 genome. Proteins encoded here:
- a CDS encoding TauD/TfdA family dioxygenase is translated as MTTALDRYPNAKDPASPLDIRPVTGRIGAEIRGVQLSGDLDAITVQAIEAALVRHKVIFFRGQTHLDDAEHEAFAGLFGDPVAHPTVPVAEGSRYLLDLDSKEGYAASSWHTDVTFVDAYPKGSILRSITAPEAGGDTVWANTETAYEGLPEALRQLANNLWAVHTNDYDYAAQFGLKRDATNVEEAQRQRALFQKNVFASTVYETEHPVVRVHPISGQRNLLLGHFVRNFVGLNKADSAKLYDVFQEHITKPENVVRWRWEAGDVAFWDNRATQHRAVADFGLQRRTLRRATVNGDVPVGIDGRTSRTTKKEKKPEFQEA
- a CDS encoding arylsulfatase, coding for MKHFLRKAALAASLLASTAAPALAADSQKPNFLVIVADDLGYSDVGAFGGEIATPNLDRLALQGTRLTDFHTAPACSPTRAMLLTGADSHVAGLGSMAESISPNQQGKPGYEGYLRRDVATIAERLAAGGYRTLFSGKWHLGLTPAQDPHARGFQTSFAMLRGAHNHFGRDFSVDPALGAPYTENGKALSALPQGFYSSDAFADRLIGQLQAAHKEAADKPFFAVLTFTAPHWPLQAPAEDIARYRGRYDAGFEVLRQARLKRQEELGLLAPGTAAHQPRLTTGWDVLTPEQKREGARNMEIYAAMVDRLDRNVGRVLDTLRTEGELDNTVVIFLADNGAEGLDPETTGKELMARYLKDADNSLANRGSGTSYVAYGAGWAQAATAPSWLMKAYATEGGTRTVAFVSGPGLAKGGKPADAFTHVTDIAPTILDLAGVPERADPALRPITGKSWVPYLTGKTPEVHAASEAIGTELFGSRSIRQGDWKISDVGDGQWHLFDLAKDPGETRDLAGQEPEKLRSLIAAWDDYARKNGVIMPDGVRYRP